From Acidobacteriota bacterium, the proteins below share one genomic window:
- a CDS encoding DUF503 domain-containing protein: MRQPERAVVAVVRVDFRLQASRSLKDKRSVIKSFREKAQGRFGVASCESGYLEDAGMASLTLAALAGRESAARDRLRTAVAFLEDHYEVEVFAAVEEVY; the protein is encoded by the coding sequence ATGCGTCAGCCCGAACGCGCCGTGGTGGCGGTGGTCCGGGTGGATTTCAGATTGCAGGCCTCCAGGAGCCTGAAGGACAAGCGGTCGGTCATCAAGTCTTTCAGGGAGAAGGCCCAGGGGCGATTCGGGGTGGCCTCCTGCGAGAGCGGGTACCTGGAAGACGCCGGCATGGCCTCCCTCACCCTCGCCGCCCTGGCCGGTCGGGAGTCCGCCGCCCGGGACCGGCTGAGGACGGCGGTTGCCTTTCTGGAGGACCACTACGAGGTGGAGGTCTTCGCGGCCGTCGAGGAAGTGTACTGA
- the rbfA gene encoding 30S ribosome-binding factor RbfA: MRRFAKSDKVGDLLRHGISNALLQELNDARLRWISVTEVQVNRDLSVARVFYTVVEPNLDRKGAAEALSENVRPLKAYLSSRLHLRQLPEIRFAFDETAESARRIEDLLASLHRGEEEGGRDSG, encoded by the coding sequence ATGCGGCGCTTCGCGAAATCGGACAAGGTGGGAGACCTTCTCCGCCATGGCATCTCCAACGCCCTGCTCCAGGAATTGAACGACGCCCGCCTCCGGTGGATCTCCGTCACCGAGGTCCAGGTGAACCGGGACCTGTCGGTGGCGAGGGTGTTCTACACCGTCGTGGAACCCAACCTGGACCGCAAGGGCGCCGCCGAGGCCCTCTCCGAGAATGTCCGGCCTTTGAAGGCCTACCTTTCTTCCCGCCTCCATCTCCGGCAGCTCCCGGAGATTCGGTTCGCCTTCGACGAAACGGCGGAAAGCGCCCGCCGCATCGAGGACCTGCTCGCATCCCTTCACCGCGGGGAAGAGGAGGGCGGCCGTGACTCAGGCTGA
- the truB gene encoding tRNA pseudouridine(55) synthase TruB, protein MTQAEVSPHGLILLDKPSGMTSHDCVQALRRLCPRRFKVGHGGTLDPFCTGLLILLLGKGTRLARFFQGMDKAYEGVIRFGEGTDTYDRDGTVVATGDPPHLSASEWQEAANRFVGPFQQIPPAFSAKRIGHVRAYEMARKGEVPDLAPVSIQIYRFEVSPVDARDLHFRLRCSSGTYVRALARDLGAAVGSPAHCFQLCRTEVGPYSVHGANPLDDPFAPSGFLPFDALDLGFPTFQATDREERLFLNGQDVAAPKGLQGREGMVKVLAPDGRFLALARVDARLLHPTVVFPEKD, encoded by the coding sequence GTGACTCAGGCTGAAGTTTCGCCGCACGGTCTCATCCTCCTCGACAAGCCATCGGGGATGACCTCTCACGACTGTGTCCAGGCCCTGCGACGCCTCTGTCCGAGAAGGTTCAAGGTGGGTCACGGCGGAACCCTGGACCCCTTTTGCACGGGCCTTCTCATCCTCCTGCTGGGGAAGGGCACCCGTCTGGCGCGGTTCTTCCAAGGGATGGACAAGGCCTACGAGGGGGTCATCCGGTTCGGGGAGGGGACGGACACCTACGACCGCGACGGGACCGTGGTCGCCACCGGAGATCCGCCCCATCTTTCCGCCTCCGAATGGCAGGAGGCCGCCAACCGCTTCGTGGGCCCGTTCCAGCAGATCCCTCCGGCCTTCTCGGCCAAAAGGATCGGCCACGTGCGGGCGTACGAGATGGCTCGAAAGGGGGAAGTCCCCGACCTGGCGCCCGTCTCCATCCAGATTTACAGGTTTGAGGTCTCACCGGTGGACGCCCGGGACCTCCACTTCAGGCTCCGCTGTTCCTCCGGAACCTACGTGAGGGCCCTCGCGCGCGACCTGGGAGCCGCCGTCGGCTCTCCCGCCCACTGCTTCCAGCTGTGCCGGACCGAAGTGGGGCCCTATTCGGTGCATGGCGCCAATCCCCTGGATGATCCCTTCGCGCCGAGCGGGTTCCTGCCCTTCGATGCCCTGGATCTCGGCTTTCCGACCTTCCAGGCCACGGATCGTGAGGAACGCCTGTTCCTCAACGGGCAAGACGTGGCGGCCCCCAAGGGACTTCAGGGACGGGAGGGGATGGTCAA